The Deltaproteobacteria bacterium region TCCCAATTTCGGATTGGGCATCAACCCTTTTGGTCCCAAAATTTTTCCCAATTTTCCAACCTGACCCATCATATCAGGAGTTGCTACCGTATTATCAAAATCGGCAAATCCTCCCTGAACTTTTTCAACCAAATCATCACCGCCCACAATATCGGCTCCGGCGGCAGTAGCTTCAGAGGCTTTCTCCCCTCTTGCAAAAACAGCCACGCGGACTTTTTTTCCAAGACCATTGGGAAGACCCACAGCGCCTCTTACATTTTGATCGGCCTGTTTGGGGTCAACACCAAGACGAATGGCGATATCAACGGATTCATCAAATTTAGCATTGGCCATTTTGGAGAGAATTTGAACGGCCTCTTCCAATGCGTAGCGCTTTGCCAAATCCACCCCTTCCAGACTTTTTTG contains the following coding sequences:
- a CDS encoding 50S ribosomal protein L1, whose amino-acid sequence is MSKRYQKSLEGVDLAKRYALEEAVQILSKMANAKFDESVDIAIRLGVDPKQADQNVRGAVGLPNGLGKKVRVAVFARGEKASEATAAGADIVGGDDLVEKVQGGFADFDNTVATPDMMGQVGKLGKILGPKGLMPNPKLGTVTMDVARAVKELKAGKVEYRLDKAGIVHAIVGKKSFPVPKLKENIQVLMDALVKVKPSSAKGTYLRSVTISSTMGPGIKLDPNEFIEGE